One window from the genome of Vibrio vulnificus NBRC 15645 = ATCC 27562 encodes:
- the rarD gene encoding EamA family transporter RarD, translating into MTAEEQQKARQGVLLALGAYTMWGIAPIYFKSLAAVSPLEILSHRVVWSFFLLAALLHFGRHWRTVRDVLTSKSKMLYLVTTAILVGANWLIFIWAVNANHMLDASLGYYINPLINVLLGMLFLGERLRKLQWFAVTLATCGVLVQLVVFGSVPIVAIALAFSFGFYGLLRKKVSVDAQTGLFIETLVMLPAAAIYLLFIASTPTSNMQANPAHLNALLVAAGVVTTLPLLCFTGAATRLKLSTLGFFQYIGPSLMFLLAVLIYGEAFTSDKAITFAFIWGALVLFSFDGLRYSRKNRRTRQTN; encoded by the coding sequence ATGACCGCAGAAGAACAACAAAAAGCACGCCAAGGGGTGTTACTCGCCTTAGGTGCTTACACCATGTGGGGCATCGCACCCATCTATTTTAAGTCACTCGCGGCGGTCTCTCCGCTCGAGATACTCAGCCATCGCGTGGTGTGGTCTTTTTTCCTACTCGCCGCCCTGCTCCATTTTGGCCGTCATTGGCGCACCGTGCGCGATGTTTTAACCAGCAAAAGTAAAATGCTTTATCTGGTCACCACCGCCATTTTAGTCGGAGCCAACTGGCTGATTTTTATTTGGGCGGTCAATGCTAACCATATGCTCGATGCCAGTCTTGGCTATTACATCAATCCACTGATCAATGTGTTACTCGGCATGCTGTTTCTTGGCGAGCGATTACGTAAGTTGCAGTGGTTTGCGGTCACCTTAGCGACTTGTGGCGTGCTGGTGCAGCTTGTCGTCTTTGGTTCGGTGCCGATCGTCGCAATTGCCCTCGCCTTTAGTTTTGGCTTCTACGGCTTGCTGCGCAAAAAAGTCAGCGTCGATGCTCAAACCGGGTTGTTCATTGAAACCTTAGTGATGCTGCCAGCCGCGGCCATCTACCTTCTTTTTATTGCCTCGACCCCGACATCTAACATGCAGGCCAACCCTGCCCATTTGAATGCCTTGTTGGTCGCAGCTGGTGTGGTCACCACCTTACCACTGTTGTGTTTTACTGGTGCTGCCACGCGCCTCAAGCTTTCCACGCTGGGCTTCTTCCAATACATAGGCCCAAGTTTGATGTTTTTGCTCGCAGTGTTGATCTACGGAGAAGCCTTTACCAGTGACAAAGCCATCACCTTTGCTTTTATTTGGGGTGCACTTGTCCTGTTCAGTTTTGATGGTTTGCGATACAGCCGTAAGAATCGCCGAACACGACAAACGAACTGA
- a CDS encoding AraC family transcriptional regulator — protein sequence MEQIHYIPTQDDKLSLIDAKYQKFAFSRHYHLDFHIGLITHGEQQFHSQGCHHHVGHGQIVIMPPDELHDGHSKQQEGYQVNVFAIEPHLLSDLADLKRSGQIISFNQLIISDPVVFSQLRNLHAWLRSKNISQLTQDCLPFEGFSTLFDRYGSTCRQKAVPLGQQSLATLKEFLLANLDQPVRLETLAQLCQLSPTQFQRQFKARMDMTPYAWLSRLRLEQAMKLLQAGQTGTEVAHQIGYYDQAHFSKAFKQTYGITPSQIVR from the coding sequence ATGGAGCAGATCCACTACATCCCAACACAAGATGACAAACTCAGCCTGATTGATGCGAAGTATCAGAAGTTTGCCTTTTCACGGCACTATCATCTGGATTTCCACATCGGGCTGATTACTCATGGCGAGCAGCAGTTCCATTCGCAGGGTTGTCATCATCACGTCGGTCATGGGCAGATTGTCATCATGCCCCCTGACGAACTGCACGATGGCCACTCCAAACAACAAGAAGGCTATCAAGTGAATGTGTTTGCGATCGAACCTCATCTGTTAAGCGATCTCGCCGATCTTAAACGAAGCGGTCAAATTATCAGCTTTAATCAGTTGATCATCTCCGATCCTGTGGTTTTTTCACAACTTCGTAACCTGCACGCTTGGTTACGCAGCAAAAACATCAGCCAACTCACCCAAGATTGTTTGCCATTTGAAGGCTTTAGCACCCTTTTTGATCGCTATGGATCCACTTGCCGCCAAAAAGCCGTACCACTGGGCCAGCAATCGTTGGCAACACTCAAAGAGTTTCTACTGGCAAATCTCGATCAACCTGTGCGTTTGGAAACATTGGCACAGCTCTGCCAACTTTCCCCCACTCAATTTCAGCGCCAGTTCAAAGCGAGAATGGACATGACACCCTATGCGTGGCTGAGTCGCTTGCGCCTAGAGCAAGCGATGAAACTGCTGCAGGCTGGACAAACGGGGACAGAGGTAGCCCACCAAATTGGTTACTATGACCAAGCGCATTTCAGCAAAGCTTTCAAACAGACCTACGGTATTACGCCATCGCAAATCGTACGTTAG
- a CDS encoding LysE family translocator codes for MNELTILLTLASVHFIALMSPGPDVALVVQNASRYGRQTGLFIALGLSVGILLHSLLSLTGVSYLVHQQPMLYALLQLLGGSYLLYLGIGALHSVLRHWRQPSANPPTSQRQWALNNKRQAFLKGFATNILNPKALVFFVSLLSSLIPTSMSLSGKATAVMILFMLSFLWFASLAWALSGNRMQQYLHKASIYIDGVCGVLFCLIGAGILYNTVIHQVISQVA; via the coding sequence ATGAACGAACTGACGATTTTACTCACGCTGGCAAGTGTCCACTTTATTGCTTTGATGAGTCCTGGCCCCGATGTGGCACTGGTCGTGCAAAACGCGAGCCGCTATGGCCGCCAAACGGGCCTTTTTATTGCCCTCGGTTTGTCTGTCGGCATTTTGCTGCATTCTCTATTAAGCCTGACGGGCGTGAGTTACTTGGTCCACCAGCAACCTATGCTGTATGCCTTGTTGCAACTGCTGGGGGGCAGCTATTTACTCTATTTAGGCATTGGTGCGTTGCATTCCGTATTACGTCATTGGCGTCAGCCATCGGCGAATCCCCCCACCAGCCAACGGCAGTGGGCGCTGAACAATAAACGCCAAGCGTTTCTCAAAGGCTTTGCCACCAATATTCTGAATCCCAAGGCGTTAGTATTTTTTGTTAGCCTATTATCGAGCTTAATTCCGACAAGCATGTCGCTCTCAGGAAAGGCCACAGCCGTGATGATTTTATTTATGTTGTCATTTCTTTGGTTTGCCAGCTTAGCGTGGGCGCTCTCAGGTAACCGAATGCAACAGTATTTACACAAAGCGAGCATCTATATTGATGGAGTTTGCGGCGTTTTATTCTGCTTAATCGGCGCAGGTATCCTCTACAACACGGTGATTCATCAAGTCATCAGCCAAGTTGCATAG
- the uvrD gene encoding DNA helicase II, protein MIDPSLLLDGLNDKQREAVAAPLENLLVLAGAGSGKTRVLVHRIAWLMSVEQASPFSIMSVTFTNKAAAEMRGRIEELMMGSASGMWNGTFHGICHRILRAHYLDAKLSEDFQIIDSDDQQRLLKRLIKAQNLDDKQWPARQVAWWINGKKDEGLRPAHIDAYHDPVTKTYLQLYTAYQEACDRAGLVDFAEILLRAHELLRENKFIREHYQARFKHILVDEFQDTNNIQYAWLRMMAGPECHVMIVGDDDQSIYGWRGAKVENIEKFTLEFPSVNTIRLEQNYRSTKTILEASNALIANNTERMGKELWTDGIEGEPISIYSAYNELDEARFAVNKIKEWQDKGGVLNDAAMLYRNNAQSRVLEEALIQAGLPYRIYGGMRFFERQEIKDALSYLRLMANRNDDAAFERVVNTPTRGLGDKTLETVRFAARDRGCTLWEASIALIEEKVLTGRAAGALSRFIELINALEDDSFEMPLHVQTDHVIKSSGLYAMYEQEKGEKSKARIENLEELVTATRQFEKPEEAEEMTLLTAFLTHAALEAGEGQADDFEDAVQLMTLHSAKGLEFPLVFMVGVEEGMFPSQMSAEEAGRLEEERRLCYVGMTRAMQKLYITYAEMRRLYGQDKYHKPSRFIRELPEKCLDEVRMKAQVSRPASSGRFSQTVVKESFNETGFSLGSRVRHPKFGEGTIINFEGSGPQSRVQVAFNGEGIKWLVTAYARLEKL, encoded by the coding sequence ATGATCGATCCTTCACTTCTTCTCGATGGCTTGAACGACAAACAGCGTGAGGCTGTGGCCGCTCCTTTGGAAAACTTGCTGGTGTTGGCAGGCGCAGGCAGTGGTAAAACGCGCGTTCTTGTGCATCGCATTGCTTGGCTAATGTCAGTCGAGCAGGCTTCACCGTTTTCTATTATGTCCGTGACCTTTACCAATAAGGCGGCGGCGGAGATGCGCGGTCGAATCGAAGAGTTGATGATGGGCAGCGCGTCGGGCATGTGGAATGGCACCTTCCACGGTATTTGCCACCGCATTCTCAGAGCGCACTATCTTGATGCCAAGCTGTCGGAAGATTTCCAAATTATTGATAGTGATGATCAACAGCGTTTGCTTAAGCGACTGATCAAAGCGCAAAACCTGGATGACAAACAGTGGCCAGCGCGCCAAGTCGCTTGGTGGATCAATGGCAAAAAAGACGAAGGATTGCGCCCTGCGCACATCGATGCTTACCACGATCCCGTGACCAAAACCTACCTACAGTTGTACACCGCCTATCAAGAAGCGTGTGATCGTGCAGGCTTGGTCGACTTTGCGGAAATCTTGTTGCGTGCGCATGAGCTACTGCGTGAAAACAAATTCATCCGCGAACACTATCAAGCACGTTTTAAACACATCTTGGTCGACGAGTTCCAAGACACCAACAACATTCAATACGCTTGGCTGCGTATGATGGCGGGGCCTGAGTGTCATGTGATGATCGTCGGTGACGATGACCAGTCGATTTACGGTTGGCGTGGCGCGAAAGTGGAAAACATCGAAAAGTTCACCCTTGAGTTTCCGAGCGTTAACACCATTCGCCTTGAGCAAAACTACCGTTCGACCAAAACCATCCTTGAAGCTTCAAACGCGTTGATTGCCAACAACACCGAGCGTATGGGCAAAGAGCTGTGGACGGATGGCATCGAAGGTGAACCGATCTCGATTTACTCCGCTTACAACGAATTGGATGAAGCGCGTTTTGCGGTGAACAAAATCAAGGAGTGGCAAGACAAAGGCGGCGTGTTAAACGATGCGGCGATGCTTTATCGCAATAACGCCCAGTCGCGTGTGCTGGAAGAGGCGTTGATTCAAGCGGGTTTGCCTTATCGCATTTACGGTGGGATGCGATTCTTCGAGCGCCAAGAGATCAAAGATGCGCTCAGCTACCTACGTTTGATGGCCAATCGCAATGATGATGCTGCTTTTGAGCGTGTGGTGAACACACCAACACGTGGCCTAGGTGACAAAACGCTGGAAACGGTGCGCTTTGCGGCGCGCGATCGTGGCTGCACACTGTGGGAAGCGAGTATCGCACTCATCGAGGAAAAAGTGTTAACGGGGCGCGCGGCTGGTGCGCTAAGCCGTTTCATCGAATTGATCAATGCGCTGGAAGATGACAGCTTTGAAATGCCACTCCATGTACAGACAGATCATGTGATCAAATCTTCCGGCTTGTATGCCATGTACGAGCAAGAGAAAGGCGAAAAATCAAAAGCACGTATCGAGAACTTGGAAGAATTGGTGACCGCTACGCGCCAGTTTGAAAAACCGGAAGAAGCGGAAGAGATGACGTTGCTTACCGCCTTCTTAACCCATGCCGCTCTTGAAGCGGGTGAGGGTCAAGCGGATGACTTCGAAGATGCAGTACAGCTGATGACGTTACACAGCGCTAAAGGATTGGAGTTCCCATTGGTCTTTATGGTTGGGGTTGAAGAAGGCATGTTCCCGAGCCAGATGTCTGCCGAAGAAGCGGGTCGTTTAGAAGAGGAGCGCCGTTTGTGCTACGTAGGCATGACACGAGCGATGCAAAAGCTTTACATCACGTATGCCGAAATGCGTCGTTTGTACGGGCAAGACAAATACCATAAACCATCGCGTTTTATTCGTGAGCTACCAGAAAAGTGTTTGGATGAAGTGCGCATGAAAGCGCAAGTGAGTCGCCCAGCCAGCAGTGGACGCTTTAGCCAAACCGTTGTGAAGGAAAGTTTCAACGAAACTGGCTTTTCATTGGGTTCACGTGTTCGCCATCCTAAATTTGGTGAAGGGACAATCATCAACTTCGAAGGCAGTGGTCCACAGAGCCGAGTTCAAGTTGCCTTCAATGGGGAAGGAATCAAGTGGCTAGTGACCGCTTACGCGAGGTTGGAAAAGCTGTGA
- a CDS encoding DUF2282 domain-containing protein — translation MKKSNLAVTAVVTGLIAMGGTMLTAAPAMAAEKEKCYGVAKAGKNDCATKTSSCAGTAKEDNQKDAFVVVPKGLCGKLAGGNTQSS, via the coding sequence ATGAAAAAATCAAATCTTGCTGTTACTGCTGTTGTGACCGGTTTAATCGCAATGGGTGGCACCATGCTGACTGCAGCGCCTGCAATGGCGGCAGAAAAAGAGAAATGCTACGGCGTGGCCAAAGCGGGCAAAAATGACTGCGCCACCAAAACCAGCTCTTGCGCTGGTACGGCAAAAGAAGACAACCAAAAAGACGCTTTCGTGGTTGTTCCTAAAGGCTTATGCGGCAAATTGGCCGGTGGTAACACACAATCTTCTTAA
- a CDS encoding DUF692 domain-containing protein — translation MSNAEFHHHIGVGLRLPHHDHFHHHRPALSWLEIHSENYFQPNSFHRHQLNQMAEHYQISCHGIGLSLGSVAGVNPQHLLRLKQLVDDLQPFLVSDHLSWSENGGHYFNDLLPLPYTEEALEVFCRNVLHVQDALKRPILIENPSSYLKYQHSTISEWQFLTEVQRRTNCRLLLDLNNVYVSAFNHGFDCQTYLEAIPAACVDEIHLAGFTIKPLEQGEIWIDTHSQPVSAEVWQLYQQWIAQHGSRHTLIEWDLDLPPVDVLLNEAKKADTLLRASLLNTSPMPPSLALG, via the coding sequence ATGTCGAATGCAGAGTTTCATCACCATATTGGTGTTGGGCTTAGACTGCCCCATCATGATCATTTTCATCATCATCGACCAGCGTTGTCTTGGTTGGAGATCCACAGCGAAAATTACTTCCAACCCAATTCTTTCCATCGCCATCAACTCAACCAAATGGCGGAGCATTACCAAATAAGTTGCCACGGGATTGGTTTGTCACTCGGCTCTGTGGCTGGGGTTAACCCACAACATTTATTACGATTAAAACAGTTGGTTGATGACTTACAGCCGTTTTTGGTTTCGGATCATCTCAGCTGGAGTGAAAACGGGGGCCACTACTTTAATGATTTGCTGCCTTTGCCCTACACAGAGGAAGCCCTCGAGGTTTTTTGCCGTAACGTACTGCATGTGCAAGACGCACTAAAACGGCCAATCTTGATTGAAAACCCTTCCAGCTATCTCAAGTATCAACATTCCACCATCAGTGAATGGCAGTTTTTGACCGAGGTACAGCGTCGTACCAATTGCCGCTTATTGCTCGATCTGAACAATGTCTATGTTTCTGCGTTTAACCATGGTTTCGATTGCCAAACCTACCTTGAGGCGATTCCGGCAGCTTGCGTTGACGAAATTCACCTGGCCGGTTTCACCATTAAACCATTAGAGCAAGGCGAGATCTGGATTGACACCCATAGTCAACCGGTGTCTGCCGAAGTTTGGCAACTGTATCAGCAGTGGATTGCCCAGCACGGCAGCCGACACACCTTGATTGAGTGGGATTTGGATTTGCCCCCCGTCGATGTGCTGCTCAACGAAGCAAAAAAAGCCGACACTCTGTTGCGAGCGTCTCTGCTTAATACCAGCCCAATGCCCCCTTCATTGGCATTGGGTTAA
- a CDS encoding DNA-binding domain-containing protein — protein MQLAEFQHQFRQALHYQASGESCGIVSDQFSAEQRIQIYRNNFVMSLNEVLALTYPKTLALLGEECFEQMARQHILSVPLHTGDVSQYGRGFTKTLERFPNVSQAVPYCVEFARLEDQLDESQQQQNEFQMPGYWQSLEQLSLLEPAQHQALVLHLFPGCTTFRSHYAVFSLFTAIETQQFDQLEITQSEQGILLCHQATPPRCIAMTPAQYELVCLLEHPLPLAQIPTPLLAELAFLFELGIFAGFSLAPQGGSDA, from the coding sequence ATGCAACTCGCCGAATTTCAACACCAGTTTCGCCAAGCACTGCATTATCAAGCCAGTGGTGAATCCTGCGGCATTGTCAGTGACCAGTTCAGTGCCGAGCAGCGAATACAAATTTACCGCAATAACTTTGTCATGAGCCTGAATGAAGTGTTAGCACTTACTTACCCCAAGACCTTAGCGTTGTTGGGTGAAGAATGCTTCGAGCAAATGGCACGCCAACACATACTCTCAGTGCCATTACACACTGGGGATGTGTCGCAATACGGGCGTGGATTTACCAAGACGTTAGAGCGTTTTCCCAACGTGAGCCAAGCGGTACCCTACTGTGTTGAGTTTGCGCGCTTGGAAGATCAGCTCGATGAAAGCCAACAGCAACAAAATGAGTTCCAGATGCCGGGATACTGGCAATCCCTAGAGCAACTTTCGCTACTCGAGCCAGCACAGCATCAGGCATTGGTACTGCACCTTTTTCCCGGTTGCACGACTTTTCGTTCCCACTACGCCGTTTTCTCACTCTTTACGGCGATTGAAACACAGCAATTTGATCAACTTGAGATTACGCAAAGCGAGCAAGGAATACTGCTCTGCCATCAAGCAACACCGCCACGCTGCATAGCGATGACGCCTGCGCAATACGAGTTGGTTTGTTTGCTTGAACACCCACTTCCCCTCGCACAAATACCCACACCTTTGCTTGCTGAACTGGCTTTTCTGTTCGAACTGGGTATTTTCGCGGGTTTTTCTCTCGCACCACAAGGAGGCTCCGATGCGTGA
- a CDS encoding DoxX family protein, with the protein MREWLNRYDTTVTHLQSWAVPGVLLFCRLWVAWVFFNAGLSKIASWDSTLYLFEFEYQVPILPWEFTAYLATAAELSLPLLLALGVFTRITSLVLFAFNAMAVISYPLLWERGFYDHQLWGLMLLMTFLWGAGRISLDHCFRQEIEKR; encoded by the coding sequence ATGCGTGAATGGCTGAATCGTTATGACACGACCGTTACCCACTTACAATCTTGGGCGGTGCCTGGGGTATTACTATTTTGTCGCCTTTGGGTGGCGTGGGTGTTCTTCAATGCCGGATTAAGCAAAATAGCCTCATGGGATAGCACCCTCTATCTGTTCGAGTTTGAATATCAGGTCCCTATTTTACCCTGGGAGTTTACCGCTTATCTCGCCACAGCGGCCGAGCTCAGCTTGCCGCTCTTACTCGCCCTCGGCGTATTCACCCGCATCACCAGCCTAGTGTTATTTGCCTTTAACGCGATGGCCGTGATCTCCTACCCGCTTTTGTGGGAGAGAGGCTTTTACGATCATCAACTATGGGGGCTGATGCTGCTGATGACGTTTCTTTGGGGCGCGGGGCGAATTTCGCTCGATCACTGCTTTCGCCAAGAAATAGAGAAACGCTAG
- a CDS encoding multidrug effflux MFS transporter — protein MALLTLLVLFSPLAIDIYLPALPLISNTFSVEHALAQDTITWFLFAMGVGQLFAGPLADKLGRRTVALGGITIYALSALLAWSAQNIEWLLVSRLLQGLGACATSVAAFATVRDIFGPEKSGKMISYLNGAICFIPALAPILGSWLTQQFGWRANFSFMAGFAVVIGTLMLFNMRETNPATEKQAVFKLSRYWAVLSTPSFVFHATLCLLAMAVILAYVTSAPVVLMEGLGLTMNQFTFWFGINAVINIAACMLAPKFMDKWGTHNTLVVGVVTLAIAGVVMLVMAETATPFAFMLPIFLSSVGFAWILGAAAGKALEPFGDKAGTAAALLGLFQMSGAGLLVGTMQRFALEPQLMIAIQMWLLIPALGILFSKMGRQWHTSSAVA, from the coding sequence ATGGCGTTGTTAACCTTGCTTGTGTTGTTCAGCCCGTTGGCCATTGATATTTATCTTCCCGCGTTGCCACTTATTTCCAATACCTTTTCGGTTGAACACGCATTGGCACAAGACACGATTACTTGGTTCCTATTTGCCATGGGCGTCGGCCAACTGTTTGCTGGCCCGTTAGCAGATAAACTCGGACGTCGAACTGTTGCATTGGGTGGTATCACCATCTATGCACTGAGCGCTTTATTGGCGTGGAGCGCGCAGAATATTGAATGGTTGTTGGTATCCCGTCTGCTACAAGGCTTAGGTGCGTGTGCGACATCGGTAGCAGCCTTTGCGACAGTTCGCGATATTTTCGGCCCAGAGAAGAGTGGCAAAATGATCAGCTATCTCAACGGGGCCATTTGTTTCATTCCTGCGCTTGCCCCCATTCTTGGTAGCTGGCTAACCCAGCAGTTTGGCTGGCGCGCTAACTTCAGTTTTATGGCGGGTTTTGCCGTTGTCATTGGCACGCTGATGCTGTTTAACATGCGCGAGACCAACCCAGCGACGGAAAAACAAGCGGTGTTTAAACTCAGCCGCTACTGGGCCGTGTTGAGTACCCCTTCTTTTGTTTTCCATGCCACGCTGTGTTTGCTGGCGATGGCGGTGATCCTCGCTTACGTAACCTCAGCACCAGTGGTGTTGATGGAAGGGCTTGGCCTAACCATGAACCAATTCACTTTCTGGTTTGGTATCAACGCGGTGATCAACATTGCAGCGTGTATGCTGGCACCTAAGTTCATGGATAAATGGGGCACACACAATACACTGGTTGTGGGCGTGGTGACTCTGGCGATCGCTGGCGTTGTGATGCTGGTGATGGCAGAAACCGCGACGCCATTTGCCTTTATGTTGCCTATCTTCCTGTCATCAGTCGGTTTTGCTTGGATTCTCGGTGCCGCTGCAGGTAAAGCGCTAGAGCCGTTTGGTGATAAAGCGGGTACGGCCGCCGCATTGCTGGGCTTATTCCAAATGAGTGGTGCAGGTCTGTTGGTTGGCACCATGCAGCGTTTTGCGTTGGAGCCTCAACTGATGATAGCGATTCAGATGTGGTTGCTAATCCCTGCGTTAGGTATCCTCTTTTCGAAAATGGGTCGCCAGTGGCATACCAGCAGTGCTGTTGCCTAG
- a CDS encoding LysR family transcriptional regulator, whose amino-acid sequence MNIEKLSRLDLNLLVCLKVLFEELNVTRTAHRLCLSQSAVSKALAKLRQQFDDPLFVRHSHGLTPTARALFLKPKLDLLINQLEHLTLPEEFHPESSEYRFRIAAVESVYPLILPHFLPSIFQQAPNVTISTHSWSEQTFKMLQRGELDLGMTGKDIDINDAKLTMLPPFDICEQEIYRDNQMCVVRKNHPALQQPWNLENYLSLRHVQVRCDGNERWLLDYRLADIGRERDIAITVPDFNSAANLCSYTDFVFTAPSHFVLLAAKQLDLQVLPLPIEFPPMAYTLFWHKDRENDPALSWLRNMITQKTLHLR is encoded by the coding sequence ATGAACATCGAAAAACTCTCCCGGTTAGACCTTAATCTTCTAGTCTGCTTGAAAGTGCTGTTCGAGGAACTCAATGTGACCCGCACTGCTCATCGACTTTGTTTAAGTCAATCAGCGGTGAGTAAAGCATTGGCAAAACTGCGTCAGCAGTTTGATGACCCCTTATTCGTTCGACATTCACACGGGCTTACTCCAACAGCGCGAGCACTGTTTCTCAAACCGAAACTGGATCTGTTGATCAACCAGTTAGAGCATCTTACCTTGCCGGAAGAGTTTCACCCTGAAAGCAGCGAATACCGCTTTCGTATTGCCGCAGTGGAAAGTGTTTATCCCCTGATCTTGCCGCACTTTCTACCATCCATTTTCCAGCAAGCGCCCAACGTCACCATCAGCACCCATTCATGGTCAGAACAGACCTTCAAGATGCTGCAGCGCGGTGAGTTGGATTTAGGTATGACAGGCAAAGACATCGACATCAACGATGCCAAGCTCACCATGTTGCCTCCGTTTGATATTTGCGAGCAGGAAATTTATCGCGACAATCAGATGTGCGTAGTGCGAAAAAATCACCCTGCGCTGCAACAACCTTGGAACTTGGAAAACTACTTATCGCTGCGCCACGTGCAAGTGCGCTGTGATGGCAATGAACGCTGGTTGTTAGATTATCGCCTCGCAGATATTGGCCGTGAGCGCGATATTGCCATCACCGTACCCGACTTCAATAGTGCCGCAAACCTCTGTTCCTACACCGACTTTGTCTTTACCGCACCAAGCCACTTTGTCTTGCTGGCTGCCAAACAACTCGACTTACAGGTACTGCCTTTGCCGATAGAATTTCCACCAATGGCATACACTCTGTTTTGGCACAAAGACAGAGAAAATGACCCAGCGTTGAGTTGGCTACGCAACATGATCACACAGAAAACCCTGCATCTTAGGTAA